GCCCTGTAACCCATAGTTTTCCAGATAATTCCTCATAATGCGAGAgctaaatagtaaataaaaattgttagtgaCGTAAAAATTCGATTTAGTTTTCATTATATTCATAGTTTTGTTTGACATCACTGAAATGATGTATATTGAAATTCATGTTATTTGATAGTGTCTAAAAGtcatctcaattttttcaataatttatatttgggTCATTCCATAGTGGAGAAGCTGACGGTACATTTGACTTTGGAATTTCAtcagattataaattaatataattatatgactCCGCTAAACTTATAaacttataaacaaaattttaatcttaaaactataataataaatatgttgaagttaataacaaacataaaatgattttgttcttaaaactattagTAACAACATTTGACCCGGATACATCAAGTTGAGTGAGGCTGAAGAAGTTACTAGggagagaaaaatcgatttttattgattaaaaaattttcttttgctaattagtaaaatataaacttgcaataataaattaggactaaattagaattaattagaaaaattttaaaattttagttattttcccatttcgcatggaatgccccattcaatttttttatttattttatgttatcaatttattaatttttattcatttattttatttacttattttatttttattttttttatttattttatttcagagaAAACACTATGTCCGAAATGGATGGAGTGAAGGATGCTGCAAAAGCTggtaaaatgatttttaaatttatttttaaagacacGATTAAAAGGACCCCAGTGTTTCATACTTTGAaagtaattgaaatttttattaataaactgattttttttttttttttagaaaatttaagaaaattgttCGAGAATGCGCAGAAAGCAATCAAGGCTACCAGGAGGCTCGAGAAGATGAGCCAAGTACCCCGCAAATACTAACGGTCAAAGACAATGAACTTCTGGTTGAAAGTTCAGAGAAAAAGAAGAGGAAATCTGAagatggtaaaaaaaaagatgataaGGAAGCGAATGATGAAGAAGGGGATAATGGAGAAAAGAATAATGGAAAAAAGGATGGTGAAGAAGAGGATGGTAAGGAAGCTGAAGCTGATCAGGGGGataaagctaataaaaaaCCTCGGCATGCAGCAATGGGGAAGTCTCGAAGAAATTGGagaggtaaaaaaaatttcggaaaCTACAACAATGGACGCGGAGGAGGCCAATACCAAAATCGTGGTTCTAGCGGTGGAGGCCGTTATCAAAATCGTGGTTCTCGCGGTGGAGGCCGTTACCAAAATCGCGGGTATCGTAATTCCGGATccgtaaacttttttttttcaaaagaggtaaattttttcacaatgaccactaattataataaaaaaataactataataacaaatttttttactactattattattattattattattattattattagcattaaaactatttataatgttactaatttcttgatttttttccaGTATTAAAATGAACAACATTATGGCTCGGATGAAAAgaagaattataattaaaaagaaactaCGCCGtcgtaataaatgaaaaagactaatataatttgttgtgaatatttttttatgcttattattatatagttataattaagatgatattataaagtaaaaaactaatttatctCTTTGATTTAACACTTATAACAAACaagatacgaaaaaaaattaataaaaaatttcatctacGTAAATGTAATCAGTAAATCTTTTTTCATGCttctttttattacaaaattccattttacaatttagaaattctaaataattataatagttcCAACGACAAATAGCAGCTAAAATGTGAAAAACAAAGAAATTAGAAGAAAAGTTtcatttagaaaattcaatGTTCTACAACCAgtcttgaatatttttattgtattcggtaattaaaatttcgaagaaaaatgtaaaaactagatgatttttaaaattttgagtagaaatgaaaacaaaaattacacatgtaaaagtaaatcaaaaaattttaagtgagaatcttaaaaaatattttgtcacTAATGATTTGttgtaaaatttctaattatttttttgaactttagGATAGAAACAATATTTGAACAaattcatactttttttttttaactaattttttgtaGCAATCAATATTTCGTAATACCGATTGTACCTAAAATAGTgaagattcaaaaaaattctataacacctttttagtagaaaatttaattttattcaccAAAAGTCCtggtcattttaattttttttgtaatccttgaaaaaaaattttaaaaatgaggACTCAAATTTCCATCATTCtctataactaaaaattttttttttattgtcctATTCCAgtcttatttattaaaatgcatttattaaatgttttcgTACAATTACGAAACTAGAGAAAAACTGACATTGGTTCTGCCAATCATATAACTTATTTTCATGCGGTATGTGGATTGCCATCTATAGGACTTccagtaaaaaaatatcacgACTTTTACTAGTACCGCCATCTCTTGTTGCCAACACTACTCTATTGCAGTAACTGACATTcgaattgtttaaaaaattatgacctaatgtatttattgaatttcctattgaattttaaagaaatttttaacaaattaatgcTTATTAATATTCCAAATTATATTTA
Above is a window of Cotesia glomerata isolate CgM1 unplaced genomic scaffold, MPM_Cglom_v2.3 scaffold_1435, whole genome shotgun sequence DNA encoding:
- the LOC123273839 gene encoding glycine-rich RNA-binding protein GRP2A-like — encoded protein: KFKKIVRECAESNQGYQEAREDEPSTPQILTVKDNELLVESSEKKKRKSEDGKKKDDKEANDEEGDNGEKNNGKKDGEEEDGKEAEADQGDKANKKPRHAAMGKSRRNWRGKKNFGNYNNGRGGGQYQNRGSSGGGRYQNRGSRGGGRYQNRGYRNSGS